GCGGCGGCTGGCTGCGAGGCGGCCTCAGCCCGAGCGTGCTCCGCGGAGATGCGATGGGGCTGCTCGCGGGCCTGGCCTGGGGGGCCACCACGGTGGTGATCCGCACCTCCTCGTTGTCAGACGCACCGCCCACGCAGACCCTGCTGTATCAGCTGGTGGGGGGCGCCGCGCTGCTGCTCCCCGTGGCCCTGCTCACGGGACAGGCCGGCCCCATCACCATGACCCCCGTGGCCTGGGCGAGCCTGTTCTTCCAGTGCGTCATCGTCTGCTTCGCCACCTACCTCGTGTGGTTCTGGCTGCTGCGCCACTATCTCGCCTCCAATCTGTCGGTCTTCTCGTTCATGACGCCCCTGTTTGGCATCAGCGCGGGCATCCTCGTGCTGAATGAACAGGCGGACCTCTCCTTCGCGGTGGGCGCGGTGCTGGTCCTCACCGGGATCCTCATCGTGAGCGGCGCGGGCCTGCTGCGCTCCGCGTCCGCGTTGAAGCAGGGCACGACCTGAGACGGGGACTCCGCGGGTGTGAGCATGGGTTCACTTTCCGCGAGGGTCCCGGTTGTGTATGCAGTTGCTTCATGACCTCTCGACGCGTTTTCGGCGCCACCCCCTTCAACGTCCCCGGCGAGTTCATCGGCATCGACTTCTCCCCGGACTCGAAGCGCCTGTGGGCCGCGCTCTCCATGGGGGATTACGGTTCGTCTCACGTGGTGTCGTTCGATGTGGCGAGCGGGAACGCGGTCGGACAGCACAAGGCCCGCGGTCACCTCCGGGTGGTGCACGCGCTGCCAGGGAATGAGGTCCTCCTGGGCGGGTGGGGGATCTTCCACCGCCTCTCCGCGAAGGGCGCGGGGGGCTGGACGATGGAGGGAGGGCAGCACAGCCGCCTGGCCGGCGTGAGCGCGGACCGGTCCCGGTTCGTCACGATCGAGGACAACGTGGCCCAGGTCCTGGACGTGGAGCGCCACACCGTCGTCCACACGCTCAAGGAGAGGGAAGGCGACCTGTATGCCGTCGCCTTCAGCGCGGACGGCGCGTGGTTCGCGACCGGGTCGTCGAAAGGCGTGGTCCGCCTGTTCGACGCGCGGACCGGCAAGGAGCAGGCGAAGCGCAAGAGCACCATGGTCGCGGCCCTGGCCTTCTCGCCCTCCGGCGGGCACCTGCTCCTGGGCCACGGCAACGGCAAGGTGGAGCTCTGGGACCTGCCAACGCTGAAGCCGGTGAAGCCCTTCGTGGGCCGGCACGAGTTCGGCAAGGGACTTGGCCCCGCGGGTTGCCGGTGGGTGGGCTTCTCCGCGGACGGCACGTGCGCGTACTCGCTGGGCAACGAGGGCCTGGTGCGGACCTGGAGCGTGCCGGATGGCGACGAGGGGCCGACCCTCAAGGTGCCCAAGCGCCACATGCAGGGCCCGGTGACCGCCCTGTCTCCGGATGGGCGGTGGCTCGCCTGCGGCTCGACCCAGGGCGCCCTCAGCGTGTGGTCCACGCAGGACCGCAAGCCCCTCGCCGGTGAGGCCGCGCCGTCGCCCATCCTGGGGCTGGCGCTGACGCCAGACGCCGTCGTCGCCGCGTCGAACAAGGCCTTTGTCTCCTGGGACCTGGGCTCTGGCGCGCGCAAGGAGGTGGAAGCCAACTTCGCGCACACGGACGTGAAGGCCCTGTCGTCCGGGACGCTGGTGCGGCTCGACTCCTCGTCCATCTACGTGGAGGAGTCGCTCAGCGAGGAGTCCCGCGAGGCCTTCGAGCTGGTCAGCTACGCCTCGGGGCCGTTCGCCCTCTCCCGGGATGAGACGCGGATCGCCGCGCCCTCGCAGGAGCGGGCCCAGGTCTGGGGGCTGAAGCGGGCCCTGCTCCAGGCGGACCTGGTGCACAAGGAACGGGTCCGGGCCTGTGCCTTCGGGCCCGAGGATGCCTGGCTGGCCACCGCGGACGATGCCTTGCACCTGTGGCGGCTGGGGAAGACACCGGAGCGCATCCGGGACATCGCGCTGGATGGAGGCGGACAGGTCGAGGGGCTCGCGGTCTCTCCCCGCGGATGGATCGCGGCGAGCGTGATCGACATCGACCGCGATGACGCGAACAGCTGGCTGCTGCTCGTGGATCCGCGAAGCGGCGAGACGCTGCGCAAGCTCAAGCGGCCCGACGCGGTCCTGGGGCAGGTGTTCTTCGCGGGCGACACCCGCGTCGTGGTGGCGGATTCGCTGGGGCGGCTGCTCCACGTGGACGCGACGGATCCGGCGAACGCGCGCTGGCTGGAGCCCGTCCCGGAGGACGCCAGCCCCACCTCGCTGGTGAAGGAGGCGCGGCCCCTCGCGCGCCGAGGCGACACGGTCGCCCATGTGGGGCCGGACGGCAGCGTGGTGGTGGAGACGCTGAAGGACGGTCCGCTCGACAAGGGAGCGCCCTTCCTGTTGGACGAAGAGAAGGAGCCCAAGGGCAAGAAGGCGAAGAACGTCCTGGCCCAGAAGCCTGACGGCCTGTTCGAGAAGCGTCTGGAAGGGGCCTGGTTCTTGTTCGGAGGCCGCTTCAGGGAGGCGACGCCCGCGTTCCGGGAGGGCCTGCTGAAGGAGCTGGGTGCCGCGGTCGCGGCCAGACCCGACGCGAAGATCACCCACCTGGTGTTGGGGACCGGGGCCGCCGCCAGCGTCGCCGAGGGGCTGAAGGCCAAGGGCGCGACGTTCACGGAGCTCTCCGAGCGACACTTCATGGAGCTGCTGCTGCCGACCACGGCCGAGGCCCTGGCGATGCTCCGGAACGAGGTGAAGGACGGTGAGGCGCGCTGGAATTCATGGCGCAAGCGTTACATGGACGCCCATGGGGAGCAGTACCCGGTCCCGTTGCAGGGCGCGGACCTGGCGGGGCTCAAGCTGGGCGCGTACCTGCTGCTGGTGATGGACTTCACCGAGGCCCTGCTCCAGGGGGCGGACTTCACGAAGGCGCGCCTCTCCGACACGGTCTTCCGTGGCGCGGACCTGCGCGAGGCGAACTTCAGCAAGGCCCGCTGCTACCGGACCGTCTTCTCCGGTGCGAACCTCCGGGGTGCCCGCTTCGAGGGCGCGGAGTTGTCGTCGAACCGCTTCGACGGCGCGGACCTGCGCGACGTGGACTTCTCGGGCGCCAAGATGAACTACGTGGACTTCCGGGGCGCGGACCTCACTGGCGCGCGAATGCCAGACAACGCGAAGGACTCGAAGTACGACGAGAAGACCCGCTGGCCCAAGGGCTACAAGCCCTAGCCCCGCTCCCGCGGTGGGGGAGGGCAGGGCCCGCTGGTTCCGGGGTACCTTCCACGTCAACCTCCCGGATGCGCCGGATGGCCACGCCGTGGTGGACTACCGGGACGGGCGATTGCGACTGGAGACGGTCTCCGCCGGGTTGCCATTGCGTAGCTGAGAGGAACCTGTATGCCGACCTCCGCCGAAGACACCCTGAAGCAACTCCGCGACGCGCTCCAGCAGCGCAAGGCCACTGAGCGAGCGCAGGTGGCGGAGGCCCGGGCCATGTCTGGCAAGGAGCCCTTTGACATAGAGAAGCTCCACGCCCTCTACAACCTCACGTGGGATATCCATGATGCGCCGCTCACTTCAGACATCATCGAGGACTACGAGCGGCGGTACTACCTGGAGTTGCCCCGGGTAAAGACGCTCCCGCAGTTCGCGGAGTATCTGGCCATGCTGCGCGACAACGACGCGACCTGAAGCCGGGCGGACGTCCGCGTCCGTGCCAGCCGGTGCACACCGTGCAGCCCGCTGCACGCGCAGCGGCATGGCTCTCAGAGGACGCGGCCGCGGGCATGACGGTTGCTATTGTGTCCTGCATGTCCAACCGCCTCCTGCTCCTCCTTGGCGTCCTCACTGCGTCCGTGGCCCACGCTGAAGCTCCCTCAATGCCCCGGGACGAAACCTGGCTCATGGTGGGTCCCCTGTTCAGCAGTTCGGCGCGCGGGACGGGCGTGGGCCTGGAGGCGTCCCTCAACATCGCGGACGACATCCATACCTTCGGGGTGTTCGGCCAGGCGCAGCGGATGGAGGACTCGCATACCCGGCTGAGCGCAGGCGTCCAGACCAGCCTCTTGCTGTTGGGGCTGGAACTGGGCGTGATGCACGAAACGGAATCCCGGGCGCACGTGGCCACGACGGGGCTCCAGGTCACGCCCTATTTCTCCTTCATCTACGGCTCGGTGGGCCTGCGCCTGGGCATCCCGCTGTCCGCAGCGGAGGACCACCGGCCCCGGTATGGCTTCGAAGGGGCTGTGGTCCTGAGCTTGAAGCTTCCTGTGTTGTTGGGCGGGCGCACCGTCGCGCGCTTTCCCCATCTGTAAGCCTGCTCAGAGTGCTTTGACGTAACCGGAGACTTTCGGATTGCAGTCGCCGACCTTCTTCAGCGCGGTTTCGGCTGCCTTCTTCTCCGGGTGGATGCTCGTCACGATGAACAGCCCCGGCGTCAGGCGCTTGTGCGGCGTGGTTTCGAGGACCAGGAAGCCGCTCGCGCAGCCCTGAGCCAGCTGCGCGCTGTCACGGGAGGCGATGGCCTCCTGGACCGTCTTGAAGCTTCCGATGATGGCCGCGTAGCGCGCGGGGCGGTTCCGGAGCTCCTTCACCACTTTGCGGCCAGCGGCATCCCAGCGGTAGGTGTCGAGCTTCCACTCGTCGGGCTCGGCGGAAAGAAACGCATACTCCCTGAAGAAGCCTTCGACGGGTGAGCCCGGCGTCAGCGGGTACGGGCCGACGTGGGAGCTCTCCGGACCCGCGAAGTTCTCATCCCCGTTCCAGGCTTCCGTCACCCCGCCGTCCTTGACCACGTAGAGGCGGTGATGGCGATGGACGTGTTCGAATCCGCCCTGCTGGGTGACGAGGAGGCCCCACTCCCCGGCCTCCAGCCGCACCGGCTGGACGGAGGTCGTGACGTTCTGTTCCTCCTCGCCGGAGGTCCAGCTCTCGGGGGACGCGGCTTGAATCCCGTACGCCATGCCGGCGGGCAGCTTCGCCTTCCTCTTCCCGCCAGCACCTTCGCTCAACTCAAGCTCCAGCTGGCAGGTGTCGCCTGCCTTGTGGCAGCCCGTCGAGCGCAGGACGTACATCGCCCCGGTCGTCTCGCTCGCCTTGAAGCGCTTGAGCTCCCCCTGCGCCGCGGGCTCGGCGCTGACCGCCGGAACGCTCGCGCCCAGGAACATGATGAACACCGAACCCAGCGCGGACCGACTTCCAAAGTCCATCTCTCCTGCCTCCCTGATTCCGACCTCAGTGTTTTCCGCTTGAGAATTTCACGCCGCCGTTCGGGCCTCCAGGGGGCATCAAGGGAGTACAGTTCCGCCCTTTCCCCAGAGGGAGGAGAGCGCATGGGCTGCTACGTGTTGGGTCTCCAGGAGATCGACCAGACGCAGGTCGCGCTCGTGGGCGGCAAGGGCGCGCATCTCGGGGAGCTTTCGCGGATCGACGGCATCCGCGTGCCGGCCGGCTTCTGCGTGACGACGGATGCCTTCCTGCGGCTCATGGCGGAGGCGCCATCAATCAACGAGCAGCTCCGGCAGCTGTCGCGCCTGAAGCCGGACGACCGCGAGCAGCTCCGCGCGCTCAGCGCTGAGCTCCGCCGGACCCTCGAAGGGACCGCCATCCCTGACGATGTGGCCGAGGCCATCACCCACGCGCTCGCCCGGCTCGGCGAGCACGCCGCCTATGCCGTCCGTTCGAGCGCGACGGCGGAGGACCTGCCCACGGCTTCCTTCGCGGGCCAGCAGGACACCTACCTGAACGTCGTGGGGACAGCGGCGATCCTCCAGCACGTCAGCCGGTGCTGGGCCTCGCTCTTCACCGAGCGGGCTGTCATCTACCGCCTGCGTAATGGCTTCGACCACCGGAAGGTCCGCATGGCGGTGGTCGTGCAACAGATGGTCTTCCCGCAGGCGGCAGGGATCCTGTTCACGGCCGACCCCATCACCTCCCACCGGAAGGTCACTTCCGTGGAGGCCAGCTTCGGCCTCGGCGAGGCCCTGGTCTCCGGCCTGGTGAACGCGGACTCCTACAAGGTGCGGGACGGCGAGGTCATCTCCAAGGCAATCGGCACCAAGCAGCGGGCCATCCACGCCTTGCCGGCGGGCGGAACGCAGGAACAGGCGATCGCGCCGGAGCGGCAGCGGCAGCCCGCGCTGACGGATGCGCAGGTCGTGCGGCTCGCGCAGCTGGGCCGGCAAATCGAAGCGCACTTCGGCCGTCCCCAGGACATCGAATGGTGCTTCGTCGACGACGCGTTCTTCTTCGTGCAGAGCCGGCCCATCACCACGCTGTTCCCCATCCCCGAGGCCAGCGACCGGGAGAACCACGTCTACGTCTCCGTCGGCCATCAGCAGATGATGACCGACGCCATGAAGCCCCTGGGGCTCTCCCTGTTCCAGCTGACGGCCTTGCGGCCAATGCTCGAGGCCGGCGGGAGGCTGTTCGTCGACATCACCCAGCTGCTGGCATCGCCGTCAGGCCGTGCGGTCCTCGTGGACGGCCTGGGGAAATCCGATCCGCTGATCCGGGATGCGCTGCAGACCCTCATGGGCCGCGGCGACTTCATCCGGCCCCTCCCGGACGCGAGTCCCGGCAGGCCGCCAGCTGGCGGCGCACCCGCCCCGATCGAAACCGATCCGGCCATCGTCGACGAGCTGATTGGCCGCAGTCAGGCCTCCATCGCCGCCTTGAAGCGCGACATCCAGACGAAGTCGGGGCCAGCGCTGTTCGACTTCATCCTGACGGACATCCAGGAGCTGAAGCGGCTGCTGTTCGAGCCGCGAAGTCATCAGGTGATCATGGCCGGGATGGAGGCCACCTGGTGGCTCAATGATCAGCTGCAGGCGTGGCTGGGTGAGAAGAACGCAGCCGACACGCTCACGCAGTCCGTCCCCAACAACGTCACGTCGGAGATGGGGCTGGCGCTGTTGGAGGTCGCGGACGTGATCCGCCCGCACCCGGAGGTGGTGGCCTTCTTGCGGCAGGTCGAAGACGACGGCTTCCTGGACCCGCTGGACACGCTTCCGGGCGGGCGGGAAGCGCGAGACGCCATCCGCGCCTATCTCGACAAGTACGGCATGCGCTGCGTCGGCGAGATCGACATCACGAAGCCGCGTTGGAGCGAACGGCCCACCACGCTCGTGCCCATCCTCCTGGGCAACATCCAGAACTTCGAACCGGGTGCCGGCGCGCGACGCTTCGAGCAGGGACGTCAGGAGGCCTGGAAGAAGGAACAGGAGCTGCTGGCGCGCCTGCGGGCCCTGCCGGACGGGGAGGGGAAGGCCGCGGAAACCAAGCGGATGATCGACCGGGTCCGGACCTTCATGGGGTACCGGGAGTATCCCAAGTACGGCATCGTCAGCCGATACTCCGTCTACAAGCAGGCCCTGCTGGAAGAAGCCGCGCGCCTCGTGCAGGCCCACGTGCTGCGTGACAAGGAAGACATCTTCTATCTCACGCTCCAGGAGCTCCACGACGTCGTGCGCACGCACCAGGTGGACGACCTGCTCATCCGTCAGCGCAAGGACGCGTTCCGGTCGTATCAAGCGCTCACGCCGCCCCGGGTGCTCACGTCGGAGGGCGAGGTCATCGCCGGGGCCTACCGGCGAGACGATCTGCCGGCGGGCGCGCTGGTGGGTCTGGCGGTTTCCGCCGGGACCATCGAGGGGCGGGCCCGCGTCATCCTGGACATGTCGGAGGCCAGGCTCGAAGCAGGCGACATCCTGGTCACCGCCTTCACGGACCCGAGCTGGACGCCGTTGTTCGTGTCCATCAAGGGGCTGGTGACGGAGGTCGGTGGCCTG
This DNA window, taken from Corallococcus coralloides DSM 2259, encodes the following:
- a CDS encoding DMT family transporter, with protein sequence MSSQRKPADGFALATMVVLCAIWGFQQVAVKMAAPYVPNLMQMALRSGVAALLVALLCWVRGERGLLRRGPWRAGLLVGVLFSLEFLFVAEGLRHTNASHMGVFLYTAPVFSALGLHWLVPSERLKRTQWLGIGVAFAGIALAFGGGWLRGGLSPSVLRGDAMGLLAGLAWGATTVVIRTSSLSDAPPTQTLLYQLVGGAALLLPVALLTGQAGPITMTPVAWASLFFQCVIVCFATYLVWFWLLRHYLASNLSVFSFMTPLFGISAGILVLNEQADLSFAVGAVLVLTGILIVSGAGLLRSASALKQGTT
- a CDS encoding pentapeptide repeat-containing protein; this encodes MTSRRVFGATPFNVPGEFIGIDFSPDSKRLWAALSMGDYGSSHVVSFDVASGNAVGQHKARGHLRVVHALPGNEVLLGGWGIFHRLSAKGAGGWTMEGGQHSRLAGVSADRSRFVTIEDNVAQVLDVERHTVVHTLKEREGDLYAVAFSADGAWFATGSSKGVVRLFDARTGKEQAKRKSTMVAALAFSPSGGHLLLGHGNGKVELWDLPTLKPVKPFVGRHEFGKGLGPAGCRWVGFSADGTCAYSLGNEGLVRTWSVPDGDEGPTLKVPKRHMQGPVTALSPDGRWLACGSTQGALSVWSTQDRKPLAGEAAPSPILGLALTPDAVVAASNKAFVSWDLGSGARKEVEANFAHTDVKALSSGTLVRLDSSSIYVEESLSEESREAFELVSYASGPFALSRDETRIAAPSQERAQVWGLKRALLQADLVHKERVRACAFGPEDAWLATADDALHLWRLGKTPERIRDIALDGGGQVEGLAVSPRGWIAASVIDIDRDDANSWLLLVDPRSGETLRKLKRPDAVLGQVFFAGDTRVVVADSLGRLLHVDATDPANARWLEPVPEDASPTSLVKEARPLARRGDTVAHVGPDGSVVVETLKDGPLDKGAPFLLDEEKEPKGKKAKNVLAQKPDGLFEKRLEGAWFLFGGRFREATPAFREGLLKELGAAVAARPDAKITHLVLGTGAAASVAEGLKAKGATFTELSERHFMELLLPTTAEALAMLRNEVKDGEARWNSWRKRYMDAHGEQYPVPLQGADLAGLKLGAYLLLVMDFTEALLQGADFTKARLSDTVFRGADLREANFSKARCYRTVFSGANLRGARFEGAELSSNRFDGADLRDVDFSGAKMNYVDFRGADLTGARMPDNAKDSKYDEKTRWPKGYKP
- the rph gene encoding rifamycin-inactivating phosphotransferase, with protein sequence MGCYVLGLQEIDQTQVALVGGKGAHLGELSRIDGIRVPAGFCVTTDAFLRLMAEAPSINEQLRQLSRLKPDDREQLRALSAELRRTLEGTAIPDDVAEAITHALARLGEHAAYAVRSSATAEDLPTASFAGQQDTYLNVVGTAAILQHVSRCWASLFTERAVIYRLRNGFDHRKVRMAVVVQQMVFPQAAGILFTADPITSHRKVTSVEASFGLGEALVSGLVNADSYKVRDGEVISKAIGTKQRAIHALPAGGTQEQAIAPERQRQPALTDAQVVRLAQLGRQIEAHFGRPQDIEWCFVDDAFFFVQSRPITTLFPIPEASDRENHVYVSVGHQQMMTDAMKPLGLSLFQLTALRPMLEAGGRLFVDITQLLASPSGRAVLVDGLGKSDPLIRDALQTLMGRGDFIRPLPDASPGRPPAGGAPAPIETDPAIVDELIGRSQASIAALKRDIQTKSGPALFDFILTDIQELKRLLFEPRSHQVIMAGMEATWWLNDQLQAWLGEKNAADTLTQSVPNNVTSEMGLALLEVADVIRPHPEVVAFLRQVEDDGFLDPLDTLPGGREARDAIRAYLDKYGMRCVGEIDITKPRWSERPTTLVPILLGNIQNFEPGAGARRFEQGRQEAWKKEQELLARLRALPDGEGKAAETKRMIDRVRTFMGYREYPKYGIVSRYSVYKQALLEEAARLVQAHVLRDKEDIFYLTLQELHDVVRTHQVDDLLIRQRKDAFRSYQALTPPRVLTSEGEVIAGAYRRDDLPAGALVGLAVSAGTIEGRARVILDMSEARLEAGDILVTAFTDPSWTPLFVSIKGLVTEVGGLMTHGAVIAREYGLPAVVGVEQATRLIRDGQRIRVHGTDGYVELLSQPDEALRR